A single window of Micrococcaceae bacterium Sec5.1 DNA harbors:
- a CDS encoding amino acid synthesis family protein, which yields MNDQRLGIRKIVYYSEEILLENGASPAIPAVRATAAAVVTNPWLGGDASDDLGKEVVQLAPVLARKLTDVLAANLGGVDAIEAFGKAALVGIDGEIEHGAALIHTPFFGNLVRESFDGESIICFADDRAEAGTSLVVPLWHKNAAATRTHYQSITTRIGDAPRPDEIVVVLGASTGPRPHSRIGDRRTDPIVKADTLGELVS from the coding sequence ATGAACGACCAAAGACTAGGCATCCGCAAGATTGTCTACTACAGCGAGGAAATCCTGCTCGAAAATGGTGCCTCCCCCGCCATTCCAGCGGTTCGCGCGACAGCTGCTGCCGTGGTCACCAACCCATGGCTGGGCGGCGACGCGAGCGATGACCTCGGCAAGGAAGTAGTACAGCTCGCTCCGGTGCTTGCACGAAAACTGACCGACGTCCTCGCTGCCAACCTCGGCGGCGTGGACGCCATCGAGGCGTTCGGCAAGGCCGCGCTGGTCGGCATCGACGGCGAAATTGAACACGGCGCCGCACTTATCCACACACCGTTCTTTGGCAACCTGGTCCGTGAAAGCTTCGATGGCGAATCCATCATTTGCTTCGCAGACGATCGTGCAGAGGCAGGGACCTCGCTCGTGGTACCCCTCTGGCATAAGAACGCCGCCGCCACCCGCACCCATTACCAGAGCATCACCACACGCATCGGTGACGCCCCGCGCCCAGACGAGATCGTCGTCGTCCTCGGCGCCTCAACCGGGCCCAGGCCGCATTCCCGCATTGGTGACCGCCGCACTGATCCCATCGTCAAAGCAGACACCCTAGGAGAACTTGTTTCATGA
- a CDS encoding LysR family transcriptional regulator: MDLRHLTYFLSIVDEGSINAASRSLMVAQPSLSRQLRSLEKDLGLTLFDRSAAKLSLTAAGTAFLPIAKDLVTRAAQAKSSARAMAGGSVQRLTIAAASATIADIIAPFIVSQGPDGVLTNVVEATPEFVYDALQEGKADFALGTKPPPSELESVVVGRAFLWAQCNAEHPLAGREKISLQELVQWPLITMTTDFGVRTMFDDAVSAESLTYKAEFEVRSARVGQALAAAGKGICVLSDDPGFGVHAMPITHRGKDLVFTLFGVWNPLHFATPAIGECLNNLSRFTSDLYPAART, from the coding sequence GTGGACTTAAGGCACCTGACATATTTCCTGAGCATCGTTGATGAAGGATCCATCAATGCTGCGTCACGCTCGTTGATGGTGGCCCAACCATCTTTATCCCGGCAGCTTCGTTCGTTGGAGAAGGACCTCGGGCTGACCCTCTTCGATAGATCAGCAGCAAAATTGTCACTGACCGCTGCGGGCACTGCATTTCTGCCCATCGCCAAGGATCTGGTCACTCGCGCCGCCCAGGCCAAATCATCCGCACGTGCAATGGCCGGGGGATCAGTGCAACGGCTGACGATAGCGGCAGCCTCTGCCACCATCGCCGACATCATCGCCCCCTTCATTGTTTCGCAGGGGCCAGATGGAGTCCTTACCAATGTTGTCGAGGCAACCCCTGAGTTTGTCTACGATGCGTTGCAAGAAGGTAAGGCTGACTTTGCGCTGGGAACAAAGCCACCGCCATCCGAGCTTGAATCAGTTGTAGTGGGGAGGGCGTTCCTTTGGGCGCAGTGCAACGCCGAACACCCACTTGCCGGGCGGGAGAAAATCAGCCTCCAGGAACTCGTGCAATGGCCGCTCATAACCATGACAACCGATTTTGGTGTCCGCACAATGTTCGATGATGCTGTTAGCGCCGAGAGTCTCACGTATAAAGCCGAATTTGAAGTACGCTCCGCCCGGGTCGGCCAAGCGCTGGCGGCCGCAGGCAAAGGCATCTGTGTGCTCTCGGATGATCCGGGTTTTGGAGTGCATGCCATGCCCATAACTCATCGCGGAAAGGATCTGGTGTTCACGCTCTTCGGCGTGTGGAATCCGCTGCACTTCGCCACACCTGCGATAGGGGAGTGCCTGAACAACCTTTCACGTTTCACATCGGACCTGTATCCGGCCGCTCGAACATAG
- a CDS encoding TetR/AcrR family transcriptional regulator: MARPRNQTERRDQLVAAAGRVLLDRGSSAARLSDIANEAGVTPAAVLYYYRDVDELFSEVFHQGVTEYCDRREARIQAESGPEAQLRACVHSGVPWPGESETASRILVELIPVYLRNEAAARQQMAFVERQTNLYKGILERGAQEDTFTLSAPAGFLARSFVALEDGLVMDVLLGDLTPEDEYEFLISYARTMVKTKTRE, encoded by the coding sequence ATGGCAAGACCACGGAACCAGACAGAACGCAGGGATCAACTCGTAGCAGCGGCTGGACGAGTCCTCCTGGACAGGGGCTCATCAGCGGCCCGCCTTTCCGACATTGCAAACGAAGCCGGTGTCACCCCAGCTGCAGTGCTGTATTACTACCGCGACGTTGACGAGCTCTTCAGCGAAGTCTTCCATCAAGGCGTTACGGAGTACTGTGACCGGAGGGAGGCTCGCATCCAAGCTGAGAGCGGACCTGAAGCGCAGCTCAGGGCCTGCGTCCATTCCGGCGTACCTTGGCCAGGGGAAAGCGAAACAGCATCCCGAATCCTCGTGGAACTGATCCCGGTTTATCTGCGCAACGAAGCAGCTGCCCGACAGCAGATGGCGTTCGTGGAACGCCAAACGAACCTCTACAAGGGGATCCTGGAACGAGGCGCGCAGGAGGATACTTTCACCCTGTCGGCGCCCGCCGGATTCCTGGCCCGGAGCTTCGTAGCCCTCGAGGACGGCCTTGTAATGGACGTGCTCCTCGGTGACCTGACACCGGAAGACGAGTACGAGTTTCTGATCAGCTACGCGAGGACCATGGTGAAAACCAAGACAAGGGAGTGA
- a CDS encoding LLM class flavin-dependent oxidoreductase, with product MRFSLFVHMERWDESVSHRECFENLTELALLAEAGGFSTVWIGEHHSMEYTISPSPMPQLAYLAARTSRIRLGAGTIIAPFWNPLRVAGETALLDVISNGRMEVGLARGAYQFEFDRLMGGMSAVDGGKHLREIVPAVRALWEGDYAHDGEIWQFPTSTSVPKPIQKPTPPMWIAARDISSHEFAVANGCNVMVTPLMKGDEEVDDLARKFDTAVENNPGVPRPDLMVLRHTHVHSADEPDGWRRPAEAINKFYRTFDAWFGNKNTPINGFLEPSPEEKFADRPEFTPESLHQTAMIGTPEEVIERLRHYEALGVTEFSIWSDNSLSHEEKKLSLELFIEHVVPAFQEAPATAAR from the coding sequence ATGCGGTTTTCCCTCTTCGTCCACATGGAGCGTTGGGACGAGTCCGTCTCCCACCGCGAATGCTTCGAGAACCTGACGGAGCTGGCCCTCCTCGCGGAAGCTGGAGGATTCAGCACCGTCTGGATCGGTGAGCACCACTCCATGGAGTACACCATCTCCCCCAGCCCCATGCCCCAACTCGCCTACCTGGCGGCGCGAACCTCACGCATCCGGCTGGGCGCCGGGACCATTATTGCGCCCTTCTGGAACCCGCTCCGCGTGGCTGGAGAGACCGCACTTCTGGATGTCATCAGCAACGGCAGAATGGAGGTAGGGCTCGCCCGCGGCGCTTACCAGTTCGAGTTCGACCGCCTCATGGGAGGCATGTCCGCGGTGGACGGCGGCAAGCACCTTCGCGAAATCGTTCCCGCCGTGCGCGCGCTCTGGGAAGGTGACTACGCACACGACGGCGAGATCTGGCAGTTCCCCACATCCACCAGCGTCCCCAAGCCCATACAGAAACCGACTCCGCCCATGTGGATCGCAGCCCGCGACATCTCCTCGCACGAGTTCGCGGTCGCGAACGGCTGCAACGTCATGGTGACCCCGCTGATGAAGGGCGACGAGGAAGTCGACGACCTCGCGCGCAAGTTTGATACCGCCGTCGAAAACAACCCGGGTGTCCCCCGGCCGGATCTCATGGTGCTCCGCCACACGCATGTCCACTCAGCCGACGAACCTGACGGGTGGCGCCGCCCGGCCGAGGCCATCAACAAGTTCTATAGGACATTCGACGCCTGGTTCGGAAACAAGAACACTCCGATCAACGGCTTCCTCGAGCCCAGCCCCGAAGAAAAGTTCGCCGACCGTCCGGAGTTCACACCGGAGTCCCTCCACCAAACGGCAATGATCGGGACCCCTGAAGAAGTGATCGAACGGCTCCGCCACTACGAGGCACTGGGGGTTACGGAGTTCAGCATCTGGTCCGACAACAGCCTCTCGCACGAGGAGAAGAAGCTCTCGCTCGAACTCTTCATCGAGCACGTTGTACCGGCTTTCCAAGAGGCGCCGGCAACCGCGGCCAGGTAG
- a CDS encoding carbon-nitrogen hydrolase family protein translates to MTRLLPLALVQSPAETLTDFAAGLERKVKAHAVADLFVYPELHLNTADSPGPEGRQAYMEASAEPLDGLRGRTLSELAGDLGIWLLPGSVLERGTDGRIYNTAVVYSPQGKAVAAYRKIFPWKPYETVSSGQDFVVFDMTGYGRVGLSICYDAWFPEHSRHLAWMGAELVLNVVQTPTNDRVQEVVIGQANAIVNQNFVASVNAAGPHGVGRSFLVDPEGRVRISATGPEDATLVDVIDLDQVGNVRQYGTAGVTRPWDQFAENDDSIPLPLYAGQLDPRLWRQTNSPSNLTNLSTAPAQGTSHVR, encoded by the coding sequence ATGACTCGACTTCTCCCTCTCGCTCTTGTGCAATCACCTGCAGAGACGTTGACTGATTTTGCTGCTGGTCTCGAGCGGAAGGTCAAAGCACATGCGGTTGCCGACCTTTTCGTTTACCCGGAGCTGCACTTGAACACGGCAGACTCTCCGGGTCCTGAGGGCCGGCAGGCCTACATGGAAGCCTCGGCCGAACCTCTCGATGGCCTGCGCGGGCGCACTCTTTCCGAGCTTGCCGGAGACCTTGGAATCTGGCTTTTGCCGGGCAGCGTGCTCGAACGTGGCACGGACGGACGAATCTACAACACCGCCGTCGTGTACTCCCCGCAAGGAAAAGCTGTAGCCGCGTATCGGAAGATCTTTCCCTGGAAACCCTACGAGACCGTTTCTTCCGGCCAGGACTTCGTAGTCTTCGATATGACTGGTTACGGCCGCGTCGGCCTATCCATTTGCTACGACGCATGGTTCCCCGAGCACAGCAGGCATCTGGCGTGGATGGGCGCGGAACTCGTCCTTAACGTTGTCCAGACCCCGACCAATGACCGCGTGCAGGAAGTGGTCATCGGGCAAGCCAACGCAATCGTCAACCAAAATTTCGTTGCCAGTGTTAACGCGGCCGGTCCGCACGGGGTCGGACGCAGTTTTCTGGTTGACCCTGAAGGCCGCGTGCGGATCTCTGCGACCGGGCCTGAAGACGCCACCCTGGTGGATGTGATCGACCTGGACCAAGTAGGAAATGTACGTCAGTATGGCACTGCGGGCGTCACCCGCCCCTGGGACCAATTCGCTGAAAATGATGACAGCATTCCGTTGCCGCTCTACGCGGGTCAGCTGGATCCCCGCCTCTGGCGGCAAACCAACTCCCCATCAAACCTGACCAACCTCAGCACTGCCCCAGCCCAAGGAACCTCCCATGTCCGCTGA
- a CDS encoding aldehyde dehydrogenase has product MSTERRYEHFINGEWVAPSNGDYFDSSNPATLDVLYRAARGNEADVSKAVSAASAAFENPAWRDLSQTKRGHLLRRLGDLIGEHGDELARMESLDNGKLLREMRAQLAAMPEYYYYYAGLADKIQGDTIPGSSRAMLNYTLREPLGVVGAITPWNSPLTLTTSKLAPALATGNTIVIKPSEYTSATVLRLAALADEAGFPPGVINVVTGFGAEAGAALVEDRRLAKISFTGSTATGARIASSTASRFIGSTLELGGKSPNIVFGDADIANASMGVVAGIFAAAGQTCIAGSRVFAHKSIYDELLERVANRARSIVIGDPLLDATELGPLAFQDQRDKVASYVDLGVSEGATVLTGGGRPNTGLGGYFFEPTVLTDVNNSMRVVREEIFGPVAAIMPFETEDEVLRLANDTTYGLAAGVWTTNLARAHRMASRLEAGTIWVNTYRTMSPQSPREGFKTSGVGVEHGVESIREYTRVKSVWINTDESPIADPFIMRS; this is encoded by the coding sequence ATGTCCACTGAACGCCGCTACGAACACTTCATTAACGGCGAGTGGGTTGCGCCATCCAATGGGGACTACTTCGACAGCAGCAACCCCGCAACCCTCGACGTCCTGTACCGCGCAGCACGCGGCAACGAAGCCGATGTCTCCAAGGCCGTTTCAGCAGCATCTGCGGCTTTCGAGAACCCGGCCTGGCGGGACCTGAGCCAGACCAAGCGCGGACACCTCCTCCGCCGGCTCGGCGATTTGATCGGCGAGCACGGTGACGAACTCGCCCGCATGGAATCCCTTGACAACGGTAAGCTCCTGCGCGAAATGCGGGCCCAGCTCGCCGCGATGCCCGAGTACTACTACTATTACGCGGGCCTCGCCGACAAGATCCAGGGCGACACCATACCTGGCTCAAGCCGCGCCATGCTGAACTACACGCTGCGGGAACCCCTCGGCGTCGTGGGTGCCATTACACCGTGGAACTCGCCCCTGACATTGACCACGAGCAAGCTGGCCCCCGCACTGGCGACCGGCAACACCATTGTCATCAAGCCCTCCGAATACACGTCGGCCACCGTCCTGCGCCTCGCCGCGCTGGCCGATGAAGCCGGTTTTCCGCCCGGTGTCATCAACGTCGTCACAGGGTTCGGCGCAGAGGCGGGGGCCGCGCTGGTGGAGGACCGCCGCCTGGCAAAGATCTCATTCACAGGCAGCACCGCCACAGGCGCTCGCATTGCTTCCTCAACCGCATCCCGATTCATCGGTTCAACCCTGGAGCTGGGCGGCAAATCCCCGAATATTGTTTTCGGCGACGCTGACATTGCCAATGCGTCCATGGGAGTAGTAGCTGGCATATTCGCCGCCGCCGGGCAGACCTGCATTGCAGGAAGTCGTGTGTTCGCCCACAAATCCATCTACGACGAACTGCTTGAGCGCGTTGCCAACCGCGCCCGCAGCATTGTCATTGGCGATCCCCTGCTTGACGCCACTGAACTGGGACCGTTGGCATTCCAGGACCAACGTGACAAGGTGGCCAGTTACGTGGATCTCGGTGTCTCTGAAGGGGCTACTGTCCTGACCGGCGGGGGCCGACCCAACACCGGCCTCGGCGGCTACTTCTTCGAGCCAACCGTCCTTACCGACGTGAACAACTCCATGCGTGTGGTTCGGGAGGAAATTTTTGGCCCGGTCGCAGCGATCATGCCCTTTGAAACCGAGGACGAAGTACTTCGCCTTGCCAACGACACCACGTACGGACTCGCCGCCGGCGTCTGGACCACCAACCTGGCCAGGGCACACCGGATGGCCAGCCGTCTGGAGGCAGGAACGATCTGGGTCAACACCTACCGCACCATGTCTCCCCAATCACCACGCGAAGGTTTCAAGACCAGCGGCGTGGGCGTGGAACACGGCGTGGAAAGCATCCGTGAATACACCAGGGTCAAGAGCGTCTGGATCAACACCGACGAATCCCCCATCGCCGACCCCTTCATCATGAGGAGCTGA
- a CDS encoding amino acid synthesis family protein, which yields MSIRKIVTLTEDVLTEGGREVSPTARVAVVAAIIKNPWAGQGFVEDLSAGINGNASDIGALLAPRVLEALGSPAEAYGKAAIVGLNGEIEHGSGLIHTLAFGNHFRDAANATTLLPAVEKRGPAGVVFDIPLKHITDATIRSHHQSIEVRINDAPHADEIVIALAAAAQGRPQQRLAAFSTEAN from the coding sequence ATGAGCATTCGCAAAATTGTCACCCTGACCGAAGACGTCCTGACTGAAGGAGGCCGGGAGGTCAGCCCGACCGCGAGGGTCGCAGTTGTCGCAGCCATCATTAAGAATCCGTGGGCAGGCCAAGGGTTTGTTGAGGACCTTTCCGCCGGTATCAATGGCAATGCATCGGACATCGGGGCCCTCCTCGCTCCCCGCGTGCTTGAAGCGCTCGGCTCCCCCGCCGAAGCATATGGCAAAGCTGCGATCGTGGGACTGAACGGTGAAATCGAGCACGGTTCCGGCCTCATCCACACCCTCGCGTTCGGAAATCACTTCCGTGACGCTGCCAACGCCACCACCCTCTTGCCGGCCGTGGAAAAGCGTGGCCCTGCTGGTGTTGTCTTCGATATTCCCCTCAAGCACATCACTGATGCGACCATCCGGTCCCACCACCAAAGCATCGAAGTCCGGATTAACGATGCTCCGCACGCCGATGAAATCGTGATTGCCCTCGCAGCAGCAGCCCAGGGGCGGCCCCAGCAGCGCCTCGCGGCCTTCAGCACCGAAGCCAACTAA
- a CDS encoding ABC transporter substrate-binding protein encodes MALSFPTPARTVFAAAATVVLALSSAGCTPSPDAPSKPDVFTVAASAAITTWDPVRSFSTEALYMGNVYEPLLWKNPEGSAEEFKPAIAESWSASEDGKAWTFKIRSGATFHDGEPVNSAAVKASIDAARERAAASFIWAPVESIETPDDSTVAINLKYAAPMDLVASSTYGAWIVSPKALAASAKDEKYFDAGIDAGSGPYTIDSYKPGSEVALKRFDAHWNKEEAPHFDVVDISITPDAVTAQQMLTAGEVDYATSIPVENAKTLANDPKFTVKDFNSPFNFLAMFNTSRAPLNDPEVRRALSYAIPYKEIIDIGGQGYGTQSHGPAPKGIFPYSEDVLQYSQDLEKAKQLLASAGHADGLKLTLSYASENPAEARFVPLIKDAFAKIGVEVDVKAQLFNQQWDAAKADPATAQDIFVLYYWPTYSDAGSDNLTTLFHSSEKPSFNLSYWKSPEYDALVDKAATLTGTDRSAAQDLYEEAMQLLYKEAPAAFLYDARAVSVVPVGLNISQFNENYPFTVFFASIKPSA; translated from the coding sequence TTGGCACTCTCATTTCCAACCCCGGCTCGGACCGTGTTCGCTGCGGCCGCCACGGTGGTTCTTGCCTTAAGCTCAGCGGGCTGCACTCCCTCTCCGGATGCACCTTCAAAGCCGGATGTGTTCACGGTCGCCGCGTCTGCTGCCATAACCACATGGGATCCCGTGCGTTCCTTTTCAACCGAGGCGCTGTACATGGGAAACGTCTATGAGCCCCTGCTATGGAAGAACCCTGAAGGCTCCGCCGAAGAATTCAAGCCGGCCATCGCCGAGTCTTGGAGCGCCAGTGAGGACGGAAAGGCATGGACCTTTAAGATCCGTTCAGGCGCAACCTTCCACGACGGCGAGCCCGTCAATTCTGCAGCTGTCAAGGCCAGCATTGACGCCGCAAGGGAGCGGGCAGCAGCATCCTTCATCTGGGCCCCGGTGGAGAGCATAGAAACCCCTGACGACTCAACTGTGGCTATCAATCTTAAATACGCTGCCCCGATGGACCTCGTAGCTTCCTCCACCTATGGCGCCTGGATCGTTTCCCCCAAAGCCCTGGCGGCATCGGCTAAGGACGAGAAGTACTTTGATGCCGGAATTGACGCGGGCTCCGGACCTTACACCATCGACTCCTACAAACCCGGCTCTGAGGTCGCGCTGAAAAGGTTCGATGCCCACTGGAACAAAGAAGAGGCCCCGCATTTCGACGTTGTGGACATCTCCATCACTCCGGATGCGGTGACGGCCCAGCAAATGTTGACCGCAGGAGAGGTCGATTATGCGACCAGCATCCCCGTGGAAAACGCCAAGACGCTGGCTAACGATCCGAAGTTCACGGTGAAAGACTTCAACTCACCCTTCAACTTCCTGGCCATGTTTAACACCAGCCGCGCACCGCTGAATGACCCGGAGGTCCGCCGCGCGCTCAGCTACGCAATTCCGTACAAGGAGATCATCGACATCGGAGGGCAGGGCTACGGTACGCAGTCCCACGGCCCTGCTCCCAAGGGCATATTCCCGTACAGCGAGGATGTCCTGCAGTACTCCCAAGACTTGGAAAAGGCCAAGCAACTGTTGGCCTCAGCTGGCCATGCCGACGGCCTGAAGCTCACTCTTAGCTATGCCTCCGAAAACCCTGCGGAAGCCCGCTTTGTGCCACTGATCAAGGATGCGTTCGCCAAAATCGGTGTGGAAGTGGACGTCAAGGCCCAGTTGTTCAATCAGCAGTGGGATGCCGCCAAGGCCGATCCCGCAACAGCTCAGGACATTTTTGTGCTGTATTACTGGCCGACCTACAGCGACGCCGGCAGTGACAACCTCACCACACTGTTCCATTCCAGCGAAAAGCCGTCCTTCAACTTGAGCTACTGGAAATCCCCCGAGTACGACGCATTGGTGGATAAGGCGGCAACACTGACAGGAACGGACAGGTCTGCAGCCCAGGACCTCTATGAGGAAGCCATGCAGCTCCTTTATAAGGAGGCACCTGCTGCGTTCCTCTACGATGCCCGCGCCGTCTCCGTCGTTCCCGTTGGACTGAACATTTCCCAGTTCAACGAAAATTATCCCTTCACAGTGTTCTTTGCATCCATCAAACCCTCTGCCTAG
- a CDS encoding tautomerase family protein: MPLIEVSIARGRTPEQLRSLIDELHRAAEISVGALPENTTVIIREIQHEHWSRGNQTIAERNAAAQEAAPNIDSPAHAAAERRSH, encoded by the coding sequence TTGCCTCTTATCGAAGTCTCAATCGCCCGGGGCAGGACCCCCGAGCAGCTCCGATCGCTCATTGACGAGCTCCACCGCGCCGCCGAGATCTCTGTGGGCGCGTTGCCCGAAAATACCACGGTCATCATCCGCGAAATCCAGCACGAACACTGGTCCCGCGGCAATCAGACCATTGCCGAACGCAATGCAGCAGCCCAGGAAGCTGCCCCAAACATCGATTCGCCGGCACACGCCGCCGCAGAACGAAGGAGTCACTAA
- a CDS encoding alpha/beta fold hydrolase, whose product MSRARIALIHGVGLDGSMWGPLREFLEPEFDTQVIELLGHGSRGQAAPEGVTLAQLAADVAGHLEPGTHLVGFSLGALVAQHLARYRPDLVASLVSVGSVCNRTPHEHAAVMTRLASAAADFPATVEASILRWYPEGSSVTPELVEATRKVLLRNDPQSFLACYRVFATADAEIAPELPRINVPSLAVTGELDPGSTPEMSARLAAAIPGCTYSIISGARHMMPVERPQELANELTAFIKEHSNVH is encoded by the coding sequence GTGAGCCGCGCCCGCATCGCACTCATTCACGGAGTCGGCCTTGACGGGTCGATGTGGGGGCCGCTCCGTGAATTCCTCGAACCTGAGTTCGACACTCAAGTAATTGAACTCCTCGGCCACGGAAGCCGCGGGCAGGCCGCACCGGAAGGAGTGACGCTCGCCCAACTCGCCGCGGATGTCGCGGGACACCTCGAACCCGGCACCCACCTCGTGGGGTTCTCGCTCGGCGCCCTCGTCGCCCAGCATCTGGCTCGTTACCGGCCCGATCTTGTGGCCTCCCTGGTTTCGGTCGGATCAGTATGTAACCGGACACCGCACGAGCACGCCGCAGTGATGACGCGGTTGGCCTCAGCTGCCGCCGATTTTCCCGCCACCGTGGAAGCATCTATCCTCCGCTGGTATCCGGAAGGGTCCTCCGTGACGCCCGAGTTGGTCGAGGCAACCAGAAAGGTCCTGCTTCGCAACGATCCCCAGTCCTTCCTGGCCTGCTATCGGGTATTCGCAACTGCGGATGCCGAAATTGCCCCCGAGCTTCCCCGGATTAACGTTCCGTCCCTTGCTGTGACGGGCGAGCTGGACCCGGGATCAACGCCCGAGATGAGTGCACGGCTGGCTGCGGCCATCCCCGGCTGCACATACTCCATCATCAGCGGGGCACGCCACATGATGCCCGTTGAGCGTCCCCAAGAGCTCGCGAACGAGCTGACAGCCTTCATCAAGGAGCATTCGAATGTCCACTGA
- a CDS encoding APC family permease: MSAENIKLTPKLSLLSVVVFGLAYMAPGIVMTIFGVISSTSDGTAPTAFALATAAMLLTALSYAKMAKIFPNSGSAYVYARRLLDSRVGFLVGWAILLDYLFLPTVAWLFQSFYLAAQFPDIPVWAWLALNAGLTTIINVTGIVLTDRVNKTLTLLVVTLIGIFIAYCLAYLGGNPPSSFTDPFWNSATTVGGVAAAAAIAAYAFLGFDAVSTLSEETKDAERNIPRAILLTVLVGGVLFAVVSYIMQLVHPGGDFEEAATAAYAMQVLVGGQFYANITNMLFIVGGFASGLAIQASTSRLLYVMGRDGVLPRRLFGRLHPRTRTPIFNLVLVGAVAMLALNISLEVATSFINFGAFLAFTTVNLCVVAYFIRSRRQGKDLSIIGFIVLPILGAAVDIYLLTQLSPIAITIGVCWIGLGVLYLAFLTKGFRKEPPEMRLQDREGQPGEPTNVLPPKADDTRAARQKAAPVQPTEI, translated from the coding sequence ATGTCCGCTGAGAACATCAAACTCACCCCCAAACTATCCCTGCTATCGGTGGTCGTGTTCGGCTTGGCCTATATGGCGCCGGGCATCGTCATGACGATCTTCGGTGTGATCTCCTCCACCAGCGACGGAACAGCCCCGACAGCATTCGCCCTCGCCACTGCCGCCATGCTGCTGACGGCCCTCAGCTACGCAAAAATGGCAAAGATCTTTCCGAACTCAGGTTCGGCCTACGTGTATGCGCGCCGACTACTCGATTCCCGCGTCGGCTTCCTCGTCGGGTGGGCGATCCTCCTGGACTACCTCTTCCTTCCCACCGTGGCCTGGCTCTTCCAATCGTTCTACCTCGCAGCACAGTTTCCCGACATCCCCGTTTGGGCCTGGCTCGCCTTGAATGCAGGACTGACAACGATCATCAACGTCACGGGCATCGTGCTCACCGACCGTGTCAATAAGACGCTGACCCTCCTGGTGGTTACCCTCATCGGGATCTTCATCGCCTACTGCCTGGCCTACCTCGGTGGAAACCCGCCGTCCTCGTTCACGGACCCCTTCTGGAATAGTGCGACGACGGTAGGCGGCGTCGCCGCGGCTGCGGCCATCGCTGCCTACGCCTTCCTGGGATTCGACGCCGTCAGCACACTCAGCGAAGAAACCAAAGACGCCGAGCGCAATATTCCGCGGGCTATCCTCCTGACAGTCCTCGTCGGAGGAGTACTTTTTGCCGTTGTCTCCTACATCATGCAGCTCGTTCATCCCGGCGGGGACTTTGAAGAAGCAGCCACTGCGGCATATGCGATGCAGGTTCTCGTCGGAGGGCAGTTCTACGCCAACATCACCAACATGCTGTTTATCGTCGGCGGGTTCGCGTCGGGGCTCGCCATCCAGGCCAGCACCAGCCGGCTCCTCTACGTCATGGGCCGCGACGGAGTCCTGCCCCGCCGGCTCTTCGGGCGCCTTCACCCCCGAACCAGGACGCCTATCTTCAATCTGGTCCTCGTTGGTGCCGTGGCCATGCTGGCTCTGAACATCTCCTTGGAGGTCGCAACGTCCTTCATCAACTTCGGCGCCTTCCTGGCATTCACCACCGTGAACCTCTGCGTCGTCGCCTACTTCATCCGAAGCCGTCGGCAAGGAAAAGACCTTTCGATCATTGGCTTCATCGTCCTACCAATACTCGGGGCTGCCGTCGACATCTACCTTCTAACCCAGCTCAGTCCCATCGCCATCACCATCGGCGTCTGCTGGATCGGCCTGGGCGTGCTCTACCTCGCCTTCCTCACCAAAGGATTCCGCAAAGAACCACCAGAAATGCGGCTACAAGACCGTGAGGGTCAGCCGGGCGAACCCACTAACGTTCTGCCGCCAAAGGCGGACGACACACGGGCAGCCAGGCAGAAAGCAGCCCCGGTCCAGCCCACTGAAATCTAA